In Streptomyces sp. HUAS ZL42, the DNA window CGGCTATCTGTTCGTGGTCGACCGGGTCAAGGACCTGATCAAGTACAAGGGGCATCAGGTCGCGCCAGCGGAACTGGAGGCCGTGTTGTCGGCCCACCCGCACGTAGCCGACGTCGCCGTCGTCCGGAGCCCGGACCAGGAAGCAGGTGAGATACCCAAGGCATTCGTGGTTGCGAACGGGCCGGTGGACGCCGGGGCCCTCATGGCGTGGGTCGCCGAGCGAGTGGCCCCGTACAAGCGGATTCGGCGAGTCGAGTTCGTGGCCGAGATCCCCAAAGGACCGTATGGCAAAGTCCTTCGCCGTATCCTGCTCGAGCGGGACCGGGCCAGGCCCGAGTGAGTCCCGACTGCCGTTACGCACACCTCCTGGCTGCGCCTGGCTCCCCCAAGCAGCACCTGATCTGCCGATTCAAGGTCCGCTGTTACTCAAGCGATTGCCGGTGGATTGACTCAAGGTTTCGCCAGTGCTGGGCCGGATAGCGGGCCGGTTCGCGCGGGTCGAACCCCGGCGCCGGGTGAGGGACTTGATGCGGGGGCGCTGTCGGACCTGCCGCGCAAGAACTGCTGGAGCATCGCCGAGTGGGCAGGGGAAGCCGCCCCGGACGGCAGGCAGCACCTGCTCGGCCGGGCCAGGTGGGACGCCGACGCCGTGCGCGACGACGTGCGCAACACGCTCGCCATCCCGCCCCGGACGAGCCGATCCCGCTCACCTGCAACGAGATCCAGCGACTGGTCACGACGCTCGTCGTCCGGCCCGTGCACGAGCGGCCCACCGGCTCCGCTGCTCCGCCTGGCGACGCCGCCACCAGGCCCGAGCCCAGACCAGCCATTACCGCCGACAAGTCGCGAACCAGACATGAAGATCACGATCTACGGCTGGACTACCAGGCCAGTACGTCCGCCAAGGGAGCCGTCCGTTGATCACATCTGTTCGTCTGTCAGGCCGGCATCCGTCACGCTCGGCGAGGCCGTGGGCGGGGAGCTCAGCGCAATCGGACAGGCCCGCGCCAAGATCATCGAAACAGAGGGACCGACCACTCGCTTTCGAGGACGTCGCAGGCTACGAGGGAGTCAAGCAGGAGATCAGCGAGATCGTCGACGGACCCGAGGTCCTGGATGTATCCCGGAAACAGCGACAGAGACCGGACGGGCACACACTGTGACGGCAGGGAAACCGACCCCTCCCCGCCGCGTCGCAGCGGTGCCCCCGAAGAAGACGGAGGACAACCATGGAAGCCCATGACGAACAGGATGTTCTGGGGCGGACGGTCGCCGTCGTGATGCGTACCGCCGTCGTCACGATCGCGGTCGACGAAACGGTGCTCGTGGCGTGGGAGCTGCTGGAGCGATCCGGCTCCCGTCACCTTCCGGTCGTGCATCCGGACGGTCGCTGTGCCGGCTTGCTGGACCGGGCCGACGTCGCGGTGGCCTGCGCGGCACCAGCCACGACGCTGACCGGCCTGCGTGTGGACGAACTCCTGCCCGGGCACAGACCGGCACTCGTACAAGCCGAGCAGACCGTACGCCACGCAGCCGACCTCATGAGCTACACCGACACCGACGCCCTCCCGGTGCTGGCGGAAGACGGGCGTCTGGCCGGGGTGCTGACCGCAACCGACATCGTGGCCGCTCTCGCCGGTCGTCCGGTGCAGAAGGAACCTGCCGACACGCGGCCGCAGGCCCCGCCCACCGTGCTGCCCGGGCTCCCGCCTCGGCGCGGCTACCGTGGAAC includes these proteins:
- a CDS encoding HPP family protein; the protein is MEAHDEQDVLGRTVAVVMRTAVVTIAVDETVLVAWELLERSGSRHLPVVHPDGRCAGLLDRADVAVACAAPATTLTGLRVDELLPGHRPALVQAEQTVRHAADLMSYTDTDALPVLAEDGRLAGVLTATDIVAALAGRPVQKEPADTRPQAPPTVLPGLPPRRGYRGTAVP